One part of the Parasphingorhabdus sp. SCSIO 66989 genome encodes these proteins:
- the gp17 gene encoding tail completion protein gp17 yields MTVSDLQGLEAPDFALRQHIEDWLSQSPILARHMAHISDQSRRPKARPALQVTTTQTADWSGKGFAGREVELVLTLAMRGEDKARFSALIAAMEERMANVPDAFSAGRIVTLIPQNRRTALTQDGVWRMRSNWRARAIIS; encoded by the coding sequence ATGACAGTATCGGATTTGCAGGGGCTAGAGGCGCCTGACTTCGCCCTGCGTCAGCATATTGAGGATTGGCTTAGCCAGTCGCCGATATTGGCGCGGCATATGGCGCACATAAGCGATCAATCCCGCCGCCCGAAAGCGCGTCCGGCATTGCAGGTGACGACGACGCAGACAGCGGACTGGAGCGGCAAAGGCTTTGCCGGGCGCGAGGTCGAGCTGGTGCTGACCCTTGCCATGCGCGGTGAGGATAAAGCGCGCTTCTCGGCTCTTATTGCGGCGATGGAGGAGCGCATGGCCAATGTGCCGGATGCATTCTCGGCTGGCCGTATCGTGACGCTGATCCCGCAAAACCGCCGCACTGCGCTGACGCAAGACGGCGTCTGGCGCATGCGCAGCAATTGGCGAGCGCGGGCGATTATTTCCTAA
- a CDS encoding phage major capsid protein: MEQTVANAAPEGVAVDSAGASGDPLESSFAAMLKTDEHGERIDALEGAVDGVKADVDALKGETATLKTGMARIASAAARPVLASPAAPSGAEVKGGATSPALRAFVDGYLRAGRETEIKSFNAGSGPEGGFAVPDELDAVIAKTLNTISPIRRIANVVQTGSAGYRKLITHGGTPSGWVSETAARDETDTPTFAEIAPPSGELYANPAASQTMLDDAAFNVEQWLASEIAEEFARAEGAAFIKGSGANQPRGFLRAPVSDAGDATRAFGTLQTVFSGADAGFAASDPEDRLIDLVHSLKPAYRQGASFVMNSTTLALIRKFKTEDGAFLWQPGLAEGRPDTLLGYPVVEAEDMPDIASGSLSIAFGNFRAGYLIAERKATTILRDPFTNKPFVHFYATKRVGGQVLNSEAIKLMRFGAIN, from the coding sequence ATGGAACAGACAGTGGCAAATGCCGCGCCTGAAGGCGTGGCTGTTGATAGCGCGGGCGCGAGTGGCGATCCGCTGGAAAGCTCATTTGCGGCGATGCTCAAGACCGATGAGCATGGTGAAAGGATTGACGCGCTGGAAGGCGCGGTTGATGGCGTAAAGGCCGATGTTGATGCGCTCAAAGGCGAGACGGCCACGCTCAAAACCGGCATGGCGCGGATCGCCTCGGCCGCAGCGCGCCCGGTGCTCGCAAGCCCTGCCGCGCCATCGGGAGCAGAGGTGAAGGGCGGCGCGACCAGCCCGGCTCTGCGTGCCTTTGTCGATGGCTATTTGCGAGCGGGCCGCGAGACCGAGATCAAGAGCTTCAACGCTGGCAGTGGCCCCGAAGGCGGCTTTGCCGTCCCCGATGAACTCGACGCGGTGATCGCCAAAACCCTCAACACCATCTCGCCCATTCGCCGCATCGCCAATGTGGTGCAGACGGGCAGCGCCGGTTATCGCAAGCTGATCACCCATGGCGGCACACCGTCCGGCTGGGTCAGCGAGACCGCCGCGCGTGACGAGACCGATACACCGACCTTTGCCGAAATCGCACCGCCTTCGGGCGAGCTATACGCCAATCCAGCGGCGAGCCAGACCATGCTCGATGATGCTGCGTTCAATGTCGAACAATGGCTGGCGAGCGAGATTGCCGAGGAATTCGCCCGGGCTGAAGGCGCCGCCTTTATCAAAGGCTCCGGTGCCAATCAGCCGCGCGGTTTCCTGAGAGCACCGGTCAGCGATGCCGGTGACGCAACCCGCGCCTTTGGTACGTTGCAGACGGTTTTTTCGGGCGCGGATGCGGGCTTTGCGGCCAGCGATCCGGAAGACCGCCTGATCGATCTGGTGCACAGCCTCAAGCCTGCCTATCGTCAGGGTGCAAGCTTCGTCATGAATTCGACCACGCTGGCACTGATCCGCAAGTTCAAGACCGAGGATGGCGCGTTTCTGTGGCAGCCGGGTCTGGCCGAAGGTCGCCCCGATACGCTGCTCGGCTATCCGGTGGTTGAGGCCGAGGATATGCCCGATATTGCCAGCGGCAGCCTGTCGATTGCTTTCGGCAATTTCCGCGCCGGCTATCTCATCGCCGAGCGTAAGGCGACGACGATCCTGCGCGATCCGTTTACCAACAAGCCGTTTGTGCATTTCTATGCCACCAAGCGCGTGGGTGGGCAGGTGCTTAACAGCGAGGCGATCAAGCTGATGCGCTTTGGTGCGATTAACTGA
- a CDS encoding cyclic nucleotide-binding and patatin-like phospholipase domain-containing protein — translation MGDSRQTQPADWIRSALFADLSDAALTALAEAAERRTIKGGDYLVRQGDDADALYFVSTGHFRVIITDEAGQQKTVARIESGEPVGELAFFAGGTRTASLQASRDSEVMALDRAAYDKVAKEYPEVTAALLKAVSKRLADVTAKTPSMATRTSRVIACLNAGGSTMPEGLLDRLAEQMRAVLGSDAKVHIVRQADVPGSGDADYQQWLYARESAGEWLLIEANGEAAWSTRATRNADALLLFADAQNGDPSINDHERAAFTAIDADSRTLAIVRQTSDAPIERSLDWLKDRDPHLHHHIALDSDGDFARLARFMTGNAVGLVLAGGGALGCAHLGIVRGLRQSGVPIDYIGGTSAGAAMGGAIAQGLSVEETLDQMEAMFIEAKAMKRFTVPVHSLLDPAVFDHELSTRYSQKDIADQPLGFFAISTNLSTNDLFIHRHGPLWEAVRASGSLPTILPPFIDSDGNILIDGGVLDNIPVTVMRKIKPGPNIVVGLGDTSTAWRIDAEYNALRSRVRLARDVLLRRPAPDDFPSIVDIMSRSMVVASRIASRSMLSDNDILLQPPIIEGMQILDWHLGREQAEKAAEYVAQQLGENEELARLAS, via the coding sequence GTCGGCAGACCCAGCCTGCGGACTGGATACGCAGTGCACTTTTCGCGGACCTTTCGGATGCGGCGCTGACCGCTCTGGCCGAGGCCGCAGAACGCCGTACCATTAAAGGCGGCGATTATCTGGTGCGACAAGGCGATGATGCCGATGCGCTGTATTTTGTCTCGACCGGCCATTTCCGTGTGATCATCACCGATGAGGCGGGGCAGCAGAAAACCGTTGCCCGCATAGAATCGGGCGAACCGGTTGGCGAACTTGCCTTTTTCGCCGGTGGCACCCGCACCGCATCGCTTCAGGCCAGCCGCGACAGCGAAGTGATGGCGCTGGATCGTGCTGCTTATGACAAGGTCGCCAAAGAGTATCCGGAAGTTACAGCGGCACTGCTCAAAGCGGTGTCGAAAAGACTCGCCGATGTCACCGCAAAAACCCCTTCCATGGCGACGCGCACTTCGCGGGTTATTGCCTGCCTCAATGCCGGCGGCAGCACGATGCCCGAGGGCCTGCTTGATCGTCTGGCTGAGCAGATGCGTGCAGTGCTGGGTAGTGATGCAAAAGTCCATATCGTGCGACAGGCCGATGTTCCTGGCTCAGGCGACGCAGACTATCAGCAATGGCTTTATGCCCGGGAGTCAGCGGGCGAATGGCTTTTAATCGAGGCCAATGGCGAGGCTGCGTGGTCAACGCGGGCAACGCGCAATGCCGATGCGCTGTTGCTCTTTGCCGATGCGCAGAATGGCGATCCTTCAATCAATGACCATGAACGGGCCGCCTTTACCGCTATTGATGCCGATAGTCGCACCCTTGCCATTGTGCGCCAGACTAGCGACGCACCCATTGAGCGCAGTCTGGACTGGCTCAAGGACCGCGATCCGCATCTGCACCATCATATCGCACTCGATAGTGATGGTGATTTTGCCCGGCTGGCGCGTTTTATGACCGGCAATGCCGTCGGTCTGGTGCTGGCAGGCGGCGGAGCCTTAGGTTGTGCACATCTCGGCATTGTGCGTGGTCTGCGCCAAAGCGGCGTTCCGATTGATTATATTGGCGGCACCAGTGCGGGCGCGGCGATGGGCGGTGCCATCGCCCAAGGGCTCAGCGTTGAGGAAACGCTCGACCAGATGGAGGCGATGTTTATCGAGGCTAAGGCGATGAAACGCTTTACCGTCCCGGTGCATTCGCTGCTCGATCCTGCCGTTTTCGATCATGAGCTTTCCACCCGCTACTCACAGAAAGATATTGCCGATCAGCCACTTGGCTTTTTCGCGATCTCGACCAACCTGTCGACCAATGACCTGTTCATTCATCGCCATGGCCCGTTATGGGAAGCGGTGCGCGCCAGCGGGTCGCTACCCACCATCCTACCGCCCTTTATCGACAGCGATGGCAATATCCTGATCGACGGCGGCGTTCTCGACAATATTCCTGTCACCGTCATGCGCAAAATCAAGCCGGGGCCCAATATCGTCGTCGGCCTGGGGGACACCAGCACCGCATGGCGCATTGATGCCGAGTATAATGCCCTGCGCTCGCGGGTGCGGCTGGCGCGTGATGTGTTGCTGCGTCGTCCGGCACCCGATGATTTCCCGTCTATCGTCGATATTATGTCCCGCTCCATGGTCGTCGCCAGCCGCATCGCATCGCGGTCAATGCTGAGTGACAATGATATCCTGCTGCAGCCGCCAATTATCGAAGGCATGCAGATACTCGACTGGCATCTCGGCCGTGAACAGGCGGAAAAGGCGGCGGAATATGTTGCGCAGCAACTGGGCGAGAATGAGGAATTGGCGCGATTAGCGAGCTGA
- a CDS encoding phage tail assembly chaperone, which yields MHNEAQSRPEFAPAASRLAGIMALRFGWMPEQFWSATPAELNSIFAALKQAEGGDADPPSVADIARLLKDFPDGCSD from the coding sequence ATGCATAATGAAGCACAGAGCAGACCAGAGTTTGCGCCTGCGGCTTCGCGGCTTGCCGGGATCATGGCGCTGCGCTTTGGCTGGATGCCCGAGCAATTCTGGAGTGCGACCCCGGCGGAATTGAACAGTATCTTTGCGGCGCTGAAACAAGCAGAGGGTGGCGATGCTGATCCGCCTTCCGTTGCGGACATTGCGCGACTTTTGAAGGATTTCCCCGATGGATGCAGTGATTGA
- a CDS encoding phage portal protein: protein MSFWRTGWLALKHWAGPPRPAQTVTGPETWPRGLIYGASTPSGLPGDYISQVRAAYQQNAVAQRSVRIVAEGAGSAPLLADKPINALLQSTSHEAQDSSQLLATLASHLLLHGNAYVQIARDAEGKPERLYPLRPDRVTIESDAQGWPAAYLYRVGEAVTRFAAYDDDGAPHIVHLKTWHPDDDHYGLGCLGAAAEPVAIHNAASRWNRALLDNAARPSGALVYDPGEAGAVLSADQFDRLKAELESNYGGAGNAGRPLLLEGGLKWQGMSLSPADMDFVALKAAAARDIALAFGVPPMLLGLPGDNTYANYREANRALWRLTILPLLGTMLGGLGGALRHWWPDADLSVDIDQIPAFSEDREKLWNRVSAADFLSDEEKRAMLGLEPGKETL from the coding sequence ATGTCCTTTTGGCGAACGGGCTGGCTGGCCCTGAAACATTGGGCCGGTCCGCCGCGCCCGGCGCAGACGGTGACCGGGCCTGAGACATGGCCGCGCGGGTTGATCTATGGCGCTTCCACCCCATCAGGTTTGCCCGGCGATTATATCAGCCAGGTGCGCGCCGCCTATCAGCAAAATGCGGTAGCGCAGCGCTCGGTTCGGATTGTCGCCGAAGGGGCAGGCAGTGCGCCATTGCTTGCTGACAAGCCGATAAACGCACTGTTGCAAAGCACCAGTCACGAGGCGCAGGATAGCAGCCAGTTGCTCGCCACACTGGCCTCGCACCTCCTGCTGCATGGCAATGCCTATGTGCAGATCGCCCGCGATGCCGAGGGCAAACCCGAACGCCTCTATCCCTTGCGCCCCGACCGGGTGACGATTGAGAGCGATGCGCAGGGCTGGCCTGCCGCCTATCTCTATCGCGTCGGTGAAGCGGTAACGCGCTTTGCCGCCTATGATGATGACGGCGCGCCGCATATTGTGCATCTCAAGACATGGCATCCCGATGATGACCATTATGGTCTGGGCTGTCTCGGCGCGGCGGCGGAGCCGGTGGCGATTCATAATGCCGCCAGTCGCTGGAACCGGGCGCTGCTCGACAATGCGGCGCGGCCATCGGGGGCTCTGGTCTATGATCCGGGAGAGGCGGGGGCGGTGCTGAGCGCTGATCAGTTTGACCGGCTCAAGGCGGAGCTCGAGAGCAATTATGGCGGCGCGGGCAATGCCGGGCGGCCCTTGCTGCTCGAAGGTGGTCTCAAATGGCAGGGCATGAGCCTCAGCCCGGCGGATATGGATTTTGTCGCGCTCAAAGCCGCAGCGGCGCGCGACATTGCGCTGGCCTTTGGTGTGCCGCCGATGCTGCTCGGCCTGCCGGGCGACAATACCTATGCCAATTATCGCGAGGCCAATCGCGCGCTGTGGCGGCTGACCATCTTGCCGCTGCTTGGCACCATGCTGGGCGGTCTGGGCGGCGCGCTGCGCCATTGGTGGCCCGATGCCGACCTGTCCGTTGATATCGATCAGATACCGGCCTTTTCCGAGGATCGCGAAAAGCTGTGGAACCGGGTGAGTGCGGCGGATTTCCTCAGCGATGAGGAGAAGCGGGCGATGCTCGGGCTGGAACCAGGAAAGGAAACGCTATGA
- a CDS encoding phage tail protein: MTAEKGSAFLLKISDGGNPPAFNTVAGMRTTQMSINGEAVMVTNKDSGGWRELLSGAGIRSVSVSGAGIFLGTDAETRMRDHALAGIVDDYELSFESGERMRGRFLVSRLDYAGDFNGERSYTLALESSGAVTSL; encoded by the coding sequence ATGACCGCAGAAAAGGGCAGCGCCTTCCTGCTGAAAATCTCCGATGGTGGCAACCCGCCCGCGTTCAACACCGTAGCCGGGATGCGCACGACGCAGATGAGCATCAATGGCGAGGCGGTGATGGTGACCAACAAGGATTCGGGCGGCTGGCGCGAATTATTGTCGGGCGCGGGCATCCGCTCGGTGTCGGTATCGGGTGCCGGGATTTTCCTCGGCACCGATGCCGAGACGCGGATGCGCGACCATGCGCTGGCAGGAATTGTCGATGACTATGAGCTCAGCTTTGAAAGCGGCGAGCGGATGCGCGGGCGTTTCCTTGTGTCGCGGCTTGACTATGCCGGAGATTTCAATGGCGAGCGCAGCTATACGCTGGCGTTGGAAAGCTCCGGCGCGGTGACCAGCCTGTGA
- a CDS encoding DUF6127 family protein yields MSREELLARLIAQAGSDKADLVTLRAIVEESSELGAARALEHLGLADATARRDMAELRELLSAWHEAKSSVWHAFLSWMVRGALALLLIGLAVRLGLWGWEI; encoded by the coding sequence ATGAGCCGGGAAGAATTGCTGGCGCGGCTGATCGCGCAGGCGGGTAGCGACAAGGCCGATCTGGTGACGCTGCGCGCCATTGTTGAGGAATCGAGCGAACTCGGCGCAGCGCGGGCGCTGGAACATCTTGGTCTTGCCGATGCCACCGCACGCCGCGATATGGCCGAACTGCGCGAACTGCTCAGCGCTTGGCATGAGGCGAAAAGCAGCGTCTGGCATGCGTTTCTGTCATGGATGGTGCGCGGCGCGCTGGCGCTGCTGCTGATCGGTCTCGCGGTGCGGCTGGGGCTATGGGGCTGGGAGATATGA
- a CDS encoding head-tail connector protein, with translation MTLSIIDQPAMIDAAALAELKALLAIENSEDDALLLSHFRSAYALCEAFTGRALLHSRRCYRLTLRTGMQRLPDHPVIAIEEIRTIDDDGNGTALPITAYQMDIDGEGFGSVALLAPLPVVPVEVRYSAGIAAQWEQLPELLRQGIVRLAAHQHLQGAADSEVMPPIAVAALWRPWRRLRLA, from the coding sequence ATGACCCTCTCGATTATTGACCAGCCAGCTATGATAGATGCGGCAGCGCTGGCCGAGCTCAAAGCCCTGCTGGCGATTGAGAATAGCGAGGATGATGCGCTGTTGCTGTCGCATTTCCGCTCCGCCTATGCGCTGTGTGAGGCCTTTACCGGGCGGGCCTTGCTACATAGCCGCAGGTGCTATCGATTGACGCTCAGGACCGGGATGCAACGCCTGCCCGATCATCCGGTTATCGCCATAGAAGAGATACGCACCATTGATGATGACGGCAATGGAACAGCCTTGCCGATTACCGCCTATCAGATGGATATCGATGGTGAGGGTTTTGGCAGTGTGGCACTTTTGGCACCGCTGCCGGTGGTGCCTGTCGAGGTGCGCTATTCAGCGGGGATTGCCGCGCAATGGGAGCAGCTGCCCGAACTGTTGCGCCAGGGCATTGTCCGCCTCGCCGCGCATCAACATTTGCAAGGCGCTGCGGATAGTGAAGTCATGCCTCCCATTGCCGTTGCGGCACTGTGGCGTCCATGGCGAAGGCTGCGGCTGGCATGA
- a CDS encoding gene transfer agent family protein, translating to MSAVTANAERGEAELVVVGERYVIRPSFSALVAAEADLGSLFALVERAAAGQMALEDMAGLFWHCIADRPETLSREDVGQAVLTMGLANATPILRTILHQVLQGR from the coding sequence GTGAGCGCGGTGACTGCCAATGCCGAACGCGGCGAGGCCGAACTGGTCGTTGTCGGTGAGCGCTATGTGATCCGTCCCAGCTTTTCCGCTCTGGTCGCCGCCGAGGCTGATCTCGGGTCGCTATTCGCACTGGTCGAGCGTGCGGCGGCGGGCCAGATGGCGCTGGAGGATATGGCGGGGCTGTTCTGGCACTGCATTGCTGACCGGCCCGAAACCCTATCTCGTGAAGATGTCGGGCAGGCGGTACTGACCATGGGGCTTGCCAATGCCACACCGATCTTGCGCACGATCCTGCACCAGGTTTTGCAGGGCCGATGA
- a CDS encoding HK97 family phage prohead protease: protein MSARLDSPSSSEEGLGWWRSTGTAQSDSPHPAATKRLTALSLTAPPLKERGIVRFAGYAALFDRMDRGGDVIRRGAFRRTLGDGSPRPLLWQHRGAQRIGTVQHIAEDRRGLRVIATIDATSGSAAKARSMVQAGAVTGLSFGYRVRHYQIGPPRLLLDLDLVEISLVTFPMQPDARVHLLAA, encoded by the coding sequence ATGAGCGCGCGATTGGATAGCCCCTCCTCTTCAGAGGAGGGGTTGGGGTGGTGGCGTTCAACCGGCACAGCGCAATCGGATAGCCCCCACCCCGCTGCGACTAAGCGCCTGACGGCGCTAAGTCTCACTGCCCCTCCCCTAAAGGAGAGGGGGATTGTTCGTTTTGCCGGCTATGCCGCGCTGTTTGACCGCATGGATCGCGGCGGGGATGTGATCCGGCGTGGGGCGTTTCGGCGTACGCTGGGTGATGGCAGTCCGCGCCCGTTGTTGTGGCAGCATCGTGGGGCGCAGCGTATCGGCACGGTGCAGCATATCGCCGAGGACCGACGTGGCCTGAGAGTCATTGCCACGATTGACGCCACCAGCGGTTCTGCGGCCAAGGCACGCAGCATGGTGCAGGCAGGCGCGGTGACCGGCCTCTCCTTCGGCTATCGTGTGCGCCATTATCAGATCGGCCCACCGCGGCTGTTGCTCGACCTGGATCTGGTCGAGATCAGCCTGGTGACCTTCCCGATGCAGCCCGATGCCAGGGTGCATCTGCTCGCAGCGTAA
- a CDS encoding DNA-packaging protein, translating into MSHVSLAEALANAVERDALLESLERAEAQALLEDWQFWARPEQLAPPGDWRLWLMMAGRGFGKTRAGAEWVHQIARNDGTAQIALVGVNLAEVRAVMVEGKSGLLATAKRRENLIWEPSLRRLRWPSGAMAMAYSAAEPESLRGPEHSHGWCDEIAKWDAQTGSSFGRRKKSPALALWENLMLGLRLGPHQQVLATTTPRPVPLLKLLLEQDDIAVTHGRTADNRANLAPGYIAAMQASYGASLLGRQELDGELIEDRQGALWKPSLIEKCRGPKPSLRDLVRIVVGVDPPASAHGDACGIVVAGRDAVENGWILADASVEQASPEQWARAVAQTYAAWDADRVVAESNQGGAMVASVLRAASLSLPVKLVHARRGKSARAEPVAALYEAGRICHAGLFPDLEDQMCGLMTGGGYIGPGRSPDRADALVWALTELMLGPENVPRVRWL; encoded by the coding sequence ATGTCCCATGTCTCGCTTGCCGAAGCGCTGGCCAATGCCGTTGAGCGCGATGCGTTGCTGGAGTCACTGGAACGCGCTGAAGCACAAGCTTTGCTAGAGGATTGGCAGTTCTGGGCCCGGCCTGAACAGCTGGCCCCGCCGGGCGACTGGCGTCTCTGGCTGATGATGGCGGGGCGCGGCTTTGGCAAGACGCGCGCAGGGGCCGAATGGGTGCACCAGATTGCGCGTAATGATGGCACGGCGCAGATTGCCCTGGTTGGCGTGAATCTGGCCGAGGTCCGCGCGGTGATGGTTGAAGGCAAAAGTGGTCTCTTGGCCACCGCAAAGCGGCGCGAAAATCTGATCTGGGAGCCAAGCCTGCGCCGTTTGCGCTGGCCATCGGGCGCTATGGCCATGGCCTATTCCGCCGCCGAGCCGGAGAGCCTGAGAGGGCCAGAGCATAGCCATGGCTGGTGCGATGAGATTGCCAAATGGGATGCGCAGACGGGCAGCAGCTTCGGGCGGCGAAAGAAAAGCCCGGCGCTGGCATTATGGGAAAATCTGATGCTCGGCCTGAGACTGGGTCCGCATCAGCAGGTGCTGGCGACGACGACACCACGCCCTGTGCCGCTTTTGAAGTTGCTGTTGGAGCAGGATGATATTGCCGTCACCCATGGCCGCACTGCTGACAACCGTGCCAATCTGGCCCCCGGCTATATCGCCGCGATGCAGGCCAGCTATGGCGCGTCGCTGTTGGGGCGGCAGGAGCTGGACGGCGAACTGATCGAGGATCGTCAGGGCGCGTTGTGGAAGCCCTCGCTGATTGAAAAATGTCGCGGGCCAAAACCGTCCTTGCGCGATCTGGTGCGGATTGTCGTCGGTGTCGATCCACCCGCCAGTGCGCATGGCGATGCCTGCGGCATTGTCGTCGCCGGACGCGATGCCGTGGAAAATGGCTGGATATTGGCCGATGCCAGTGTCGAACAGGCCAGCCCGGAACAATGGGCGCGTGCCGTAGCACAGACCTATGCCGCCTGGGACGCGGACCGGGTGGTGGCAGAAAGCAATCAGGGCGGGGCGATGGTCGCCAGTGTGCTGCGTGCCGCGTCGCTCAGCCTACCGGTAAAACTGGTGCATGCGCGGCGCGGCAAGTCGGCGCGCGCTGAGCCGGTGGCGGCGCTGTATGAGGCTGGACGGATATGTCATGCCGGGTTGTTTCCGGACCTCGAAGACCAGATGTGCGGCCTGATGACCGGCGGCGGCTATATCGGTCCTGGCCGTTCGCCCGACCGTGCCGATGCGCTGGTCTGGGCACTGACCGAATTGATGCTGGGCCCAGAGAATGTGCCGAGAGTGCGGTGGTTGTAG
- a CDS encoding tail tape measure protein — translation MDAVIEELVVSVRGDTQTFARDVETMRSSLDSALGSGFDRAGRTLEAGLMRAVRNGSLGFEDLRKVALSVIDDIAAAALSSGLNSIGLGAGTGGLSGVLGGLLGSVLGLPGRATGGPVAPGRAYRVGEQGPELFIPTSSGRIDNGRATPTQPRDMRVAITVNAQDGQSAPAALQRSSRQVARALGHAVRRAER, via the coding sequence ATGGATGCAGTGATTGAGGAACTGGTTGTTTCGGTGCGCGGCGATACACAGACATTCGCCCGTGATGTCGAGACGATGCGCAGCTCGCTGGATAGTGCGCTGGGCAGCGGTTTTGACCGCGCTGGACGGACGCTGGAGGCCGGGCTGATGCGTGCAGTGCGCAATGGTTCGCTTGGCTTTGAGGATTTGCGTAAAGTGGCGCTGTCCGTAATCGATGATATTGCCGCTGCTGCGCTTTCGAGCGGGTTGAACAGTATCGGGCTGGGCGCTGGCACTGGAGGACTAAGCGGCGTTCTGGGCGGTCTGCTTGGCAGCGTACTTGGCCTGCCGGGGCGCGCAACCGGAGGGCCGGTGGCACCGGGGCGCGCCTATCGCGTTGGTGAGCAGGGGCCGGAGCTTTTCATCCCCACCAGCAGCGGCCGCATCGACAATGGCCGTGCCACGCCAACCCAGCCACGCGATATGCGAGTGGCGATTACCGTCAATGCGCAGGATGGCCAAAGCGCCCCGGCGGCGCTGCAACGCTCCTCACGCCAGGTGGCCCGTGCATTGGGCCATGCGGTGCGCCGGGCGGAGCGGTGA